A region from the Drosophila ananassae strain 14024-0371.13 chromosome 2L, ASM1763931v2, whole genome shotgun sequence genome encodes:
- the LOC6500270 gene encoding dynein axonemal assembly factor 5 translates to MSFEIDAPKICEQLEGTDRQQKTRALAGLRELCQNAPKNVSTEDIAEVFDQLYLHLLKAYDDRFESVRDHAVQAVDAFLQLLPPMDFHLLNVVSTLAERMGKAETVEPSEEIRLLYIAQLHLMVRKYAQMGNVGVFRECYPQVVKVLIKSIKDDYPLVQREGCGTLVDLAKVANTQELRPFCESLAVALYGMLNHKHAQARISAVEAIGRISLHFDASGESMRRLFSEISPLLMDSMPLVRREVGQVGVLMCLELPDRYSFFERILPMILCCLKDDSPEVVKDISGKWLLCGKQYFFENEAELSQQEISDPPVENYPKNVMRPTIGCRGLVQRALRLLQLITRETGDWKDNVRLHSLKLLYQFVLHAEAAMTPKFFEIYGDVAHACIDPVAEVSAEAAKAADLMGRLLAYDAWIEHGFNGLERNARESYMRCFYHMFTASLGGNYEQLMRLAQLLRSVDYSHTLKPGFQKYILKLLHTVLEKSLKINAGQEELMELYECVYVACIKVMALSHSLTGGRNEDVEFGQTLIGKIMGLEQVSEAKLHERWFHLALKDVDNLDATLEDNAEPVMLLDGLINICLIRATYISDLIEKVKVVFEHCCDSAQVKVFSSLSVASLLWSQTVDIEREQSTQLLSHFVSEVVEPYLTWKAGSSAEAMRSLAMATLCALAQGAEEEAVEVLPALAKHMPSLLEDRNVTTRHYAVKAVVYFRGMSVEDLKPLAYSTMQRMDDPSAGIRSLAALAVGKLKPKFKSESEEGSGGEREVWETFVKRAMDLLLLYHESPEKDIRAAVEVTLKELVPPYQEAWEERYQRARAMCQNKDQLDGLYKKVTVAEDPSQQATSSHLDPLLS, encoded by the coding sequence ATGAGTTTTGAGATCGACGCTCCGAAGATCTGCGAGCAGCTGGAGGGCACGGATCGCCAGCAGAAGACCCGAGCGCTTGCCGGACTGCGTGAGCTCTGCCAGAACGCTCCCAAGAATGTGAGCACCGAGGACATAGCCGAGGTCTTTGACCAGCTATACCTGCACCTGCTAAAAGCCTATGACGACCGCTTCGAGAGCGTGCGCGACCACGCCGTGCAAGCGGTGGACGCcttcctgcagctcctgcccCCCATGGACTTCCACCTGCTGAACGTGGTGTCCACCCTGGCAGAGCGCATGGGAAAGGCGGAGACGGTGGAGCCCAGCGAGGAGATCCGCCTTCTCTACATAGCGCAGCTGCATTTGATGGTGCGAAAGTACGCCCAAATGGGCAACGTGGGAGTCTTCCGGGAGTGCTACCCTCAGGTGGTGAAGGTGCTGATCAAGTCCATTAAGGACGACTACCCGCTGGTGCAGCGCGAGGGCTGCGGCACGCTGGTCGACCTCGCCAAAGTGGCCAACACCCAGGAGCTGCGTCCGTTCTGCGAGTCGCTGGCTGTCGCCCTCTATGGAATGCTGAACCACAAGCACGCCCAGGCGCGGATCTCGGCGGTGGAGGCCATCGGCAGGATCAGCCTCCACTTCGACGCCAGCGGCGAGAGCATGCGCCGTCTCTTCAGTGAGATCTCGCCCCTGCTGATGGACTCGATGCCCCTGGTACGCCGCGAGGTGGGGCAGGTGGGGGTCCTCATGTGCCTGGAGCTGCCCGACCGCTACTCCTTCTTCGAGCGCATTCTGCCCATGATCCTGTGCTGCCTCAAGGACGACTCCCCCGAGGTGGTCAAGGACATCTCCGGGAAGTGGTTGCTGTGCGGCAAGCAGTACTTCTTCGAGAACGAGGCCGAGCTGAGCCAGCAGGAGATAAGCGACCCGCCCGTCGAGAACTATCCGAAGAACGTGATGCGGCCCACGATCGGGTGTCGTGGCCTCGTGCAGCGCGCCTTGAGGTTGCTCCAGCTGATCACCCGGGAGACCGGGGACTGGAAGGACAACGTGCGGCTGCACTCGCTGAAGCTCCTCTACCAGTTCGTCCTGCACGCCGAGGCGGCCATGACCCCGAAGTTCTTCGAGATCTACGGCGATGTGGCCCACGCCTGCATTGACCCCGTGGCGGAGGTCAGTGCGGAAGCGGCCAAGGCGGCCGACCTGATGGGCCGGCTGCTGGCCTACGACGCCTGGATCGAGCACGGATTCAACGGGCTGGAGCGCAACGCCCGGGAGTCCTACATGCGCTGCTTCTACCACATGTTCACCGCCTCGCTGGGCGGCAACTACGAGCAGCTCATGCGCCTGGCGCAGCTGCTCCGGAGCGTCGACTATTCGCACACCCTGAAGCCTGGCTTCCAGAAATACATCCTCAAGCTCTTGCACACTGTGCTGGAGAAGTCGCTAAAAATAAACGCCGGTCAGGAGGAGCTGATGGAGCTCTACGAGTGCGTCTACGTGGCCTGCATCAAGGTCATGGCCCTCTCGCACTCCCTCACCGGCGGCAGAAACGAGGATGTGGAGTTCGGGCAGACCCTAATCGGGAAGATCATGGGCCTCGAGCAGGTGTCGGAGGCCAAGCTTCACGAGCGATGGTTCCACCTGGCCCTAAAGGACGTGGATAACCTGGACGCCACTCTGGAGGACAACGCGGAGCCTGTGATGTTGCTGGACGGGCTCATCAACATATGCCTCATCCGCGCCACCTACATCTCGGACCTCATAGAGAAGGTGAAGGTGGTGTTCGAGCACTGCTGCGACAGCGCACAGGTAAAGGTCTTCAGCAGCCTGTCGGTCGCTTCACTGCTCTGGTCGCAGACCGTGGACATAGAGCGGGAGCAGAGCACTCAGCTGCTAAGCCACTTCGTCTCGGAAGTGGTGGAGCCCTACCTGACCTGGAAGGCCGGGTCCAGCGCCGAAGCCATGAGGTCCCTAGCCATGGCCACGCTCTGCGCACTAGCCCAGGGAGCCGAGGAGGAGGCCGTGGAGGTGCTGCCCGCCCTGGCGAAGCACATGCCCAGTCTGCTCGAGGACCGCAACGTCACTACCAGACACTACGCCGTCAAGGCGGTCGTCTACTTCCGCGGCATGTCCGTGGAGGACCTGAAGCCCCTCGCCTATTCCACAATGCAGCGCATGGACGACCCCTCGGCGGGAATCCGCTCCCTGGCCGCCCTGGCTGTGGGCAAACTCAAGCCGAAGTTCAAGAGCGAGTCGGAGGAGGGCTCTGGCGGCGAGAGGGAGGTGTGGGAGACCTTCGTCAAGCGCGCCATGGACCTGCTGCTGCTCTACCACGAGAGCCCCGAGAAGGACATTCGGGCGGCGGTGGAAGTGACTCTCAAGGAGCTGGTTCCTCCCTATCAGGAAGCCTGGGAGGAGCGCTATCAGCGGGCTCGGGCCATGTGCCAGAACAAGGATCAGCTCGACGGACTCTACAAGAAAGTGACTGTTGCGGAGGATCCCAGTCAGCAAGCTACCTCATCTCACCTCGACCCACTTCTCTCTTAG
- the LOC6500269 gene encoding male-specific protein scotti, translated as MEVVDPEDRDPDDMLLIDRIGDAVAGDAGNDSDSQEEQLEHQVLEQQLAHHQAHHPLRRDNRHVAMLLDAPLEPPPMGLFEGARAGGVAHPRPPARSKKRSFFTIVRPTVLRNQRPELCPLFLNASRAIGEVREEQRGEFFAEYLFENMTSENYPNGVGLPHHWGEF; from the coding sequence ATGGAGGTAGTGGACCCCGAGGACAGGGATCCCGACGATATGCTGCTGATCGATCGGATTGGCGACGCAGTTGCGGGAGACGCGGGCAACGACTCCGACTCCCAGGAGGAGCAACTGGAGCACCAGGTCCTGGAACAGCAGCTGGCTCATCATCAGGCACATCATCCACTGAGGCGGGACAACCGACACGTGGCAATGCTGCTGGACGCGCCACTGGAGCCTCCGCCCATGGGCCTGTTCGAGGGGGCGAGGGCGGGCGGGGTTGCCCATCCACGCCCTCCGGCGAGAAGCAAGAAACGCAGCTTCTTCACGATTGTGCGGCCGACGGTGCTCCGGAATCAGCGGCCCGAGCTGTGCCCCCTCTTCCTGAACGCCTCCAGAGCGATAGGCGAGGTCCGGGAGGAGCAGCGCGGCGAGTTCTTCGCCGAGTACCTCTTCGAAAACATGACCAGTGAGAACTATCCCAACGGTGTTGGCCTGCCGCATCACTGGGGTGAGTTCTGA